In the Solibacillus sp. FSL K6-1523 genome, one interval contains:
- a CDS encoding catalase yields the protein MTNERLTTITGAPVVSNDNSQTAGRRGPLLLQDVFLIEKLANFNREVIPERRMHAKGSGAFGTFTVTHDITKYTKAAIFSEVGKKTDMFARFSTVAGERGAADAERDIRGFALKFYTEEGNWDMVGNNTPVFFFRDPLHFPDLNHVVKRDPKTNMHNPNSNWDFWSSLPEALHQVTIVMSDRGIPKGYRHMHGFGSHTYSMINDAGERVYVKFHFRTQQGIENLSGAEANELIGNDRESSQRDLFDSIEKGDFPKWKMYIQVMTEEQARGRKDNPFDLTKVWYKSEFPLIPVGEFELNRNSENYFADVEQAAFAPSNVVPGISFSPDRMLQARLFAYQDATRYRLGVNHHQIPVNTPKCPFMVYHRDGAGRADGNRGSAISYHPNSYGALQGQSQYQDPALALDGPADIYDFAEDDNNYFEQPGKLFNLMDDEQKQTLFNNTAADMAPVEEFIKRRHILHCYLADPAYGEGVAKAMGLSLEGMDLSNPYSKEVNTK from the coding sequence ATGACAAATGAACGTTTAACAACAATTACTGGTGCACCAGTCGTAAGCAATGACAATTCTCAAACAGCTGGTCGTCGTGGCCCACTCCTATTACAAGATGTATTTTTAATCGAAAAATTAGCAAACTTTAACCGTGAAGTTATTCCTGAACGTCGTATGCACGCAAAAGGTTCTGGTGCATTTGGTACGTTTACAGTAACGCATGATATTACAAAATATACAAAAGCTGCAATTTTCTCTGAAGTTGGCAAAAAAACAGATATGTTCGCACGTTTCTCAACAGTAGCAGGTGAGCGTGGAGCTGCGGATGCAGAACGCGATATTCGTGGTTTCGCATTAAAATTCTATACAGAAGAAGGAAACTGGGACATGGTAGGAAACAATACGCCTGTATTCTTCTTCCGTGATCCACTGCACTTCCCAGATTTAAACCACGTTGTAAAGCGTGATCCAAAAACGAATATGCACAATCCGAACTCAAACTGGGACTTCTGGTCATCACTTCCTGAAGCATTACACCAAGTTACCATTGTAATGTCTGACCGTGGTATTCCAAAAGGTTACCGACATATGCACGGTTTCGGCTCTCACACATACTCAATGATTAACGATGCTGGCGAACGCGTTTATGTAAAATTCCACTTCCGTACGCAGCAAGGTATTGAGAACTTGTCGGGTGCTGAAGCGAATGAACTAATTGGGAATGACCGCGAATCTTCACAACGCGACCTATTCGATTCAATCGAAAAAGGCGATTTCCCGAAATGGAAAATGTACATTCAAGTAATGACTGAAGAACAAGCACGCGGACGTAAGGACAACCCGTTCGATTTAACAAAAGTTTGGTATAAATCAGAATTCCCATTAATTCCAGTTGGTGAATTCGAATTAAATCGCAACTCGGAAAACTACTTTGCCGATGTTGAACAAGCTGCATTTGCGCCATCAAACGTCGTACCTGGTATTAGCTTCTCACCAGACCGTATGTTACAAGCACGTTTATTCGCTTATCAAGATGCAACTCGTTACCGTTTAGGTGTAAACCACCACCAAATTCCAGTAAACACACCAAAATGCCCATTCATGGTTTATCACCGCGATGGCGCTGGGCGTGCAGATGGCAACCGTGGTAGCGCGATTTCTTACCATCCAAACAGCTATGGTGCATTACAAGGTCAATCACAATATCAAGATCCTGCACTCGCTTTAGATGGTCCAGCGGATATTTATGATTTCGCAGAAGACGACAACAACTACTTCGAGCAACCAGGTAAGCTATTTAACTTAATGGATGACGAGCAAAAACAAACATTATTTAACAACACGGCTGCTGACATGGCGCCAGTTGAAGAGTTCATTAAACGCCGTCACATTTTACACTGCTACTTAGCGGACCCAGCATATGGTGAAGGTGTAGCAAAAGCAATGGGTCTTTCATTAGAAGGTATGGATCTTTCAAACCCATATTCAAAAGAAGTAAATACGAAATAA
- a CDS encoding SLC13 family permease produces the protein MELTLTFVILAVTIVLFMTNRLRGDLVAVMALLAFVVLEILTPAEALAGFSNSVVIMIAALFVVGAGILRTGLAGMAGNLLLKWSGDNELRLFILLLIIVATVGAFMSNTGTVALMLPIVVSIAISIKVSPSKFLLPLSYIASMSGLMTLIASPTNLIASQTLVDHGFEKLGFFTITPIGIIATITVITYLVLVRNILLPNDKKRTQSSAGYKLAPKKIVQEYNLQDKLFRVVVAEDSLIVNEKLADLKLPANYQIYIMKIKRGAADGMNFLPMTYQEIAGPTSVIHSGDELYMQGMAEDIERFATEYGVQVQPFEDDAEELVSKTIGVAEVLLTPQSRLIGETVSKIGFREKYNLNILGINRKGDYILKSMAAQKLRFGDAILVQGKWDEIELLSRETQDVVVVGQPREHAGVAAANGKAPLAGIIMAFMIALMVFEVFDAVIAVLIGAVLMIITGCLRNMDDAYSKMNFESIVLVAAMLPMATALEKTGGMTILADGIISVLGDYGPYGVLMGVYLLTVVFGQFVSNTATAVLFSPIAITAALAMDVNPYTFMIAVATAASMAFATPIASPTNSLVLTAGGYKFMDFVKIGVPLQVVMFIVMMIAVPLLFPF, from the coding sequence ATGGAATTAACTTTAACTTTTGTAATTTTAGCAGTAACGATTGTTTTGTTTATGACGAATCGTTTACGTGGAGATTTAGTTGCGGTTATGGCATTACTAGCATTTGTCGTGCTTGAAATTTTAACACCCGCAGAAGCTTTAGCAGGTTTTTCAAATTCAGTCGTCATTATGATTGCGGCATTATTTGTCGTAGGTGCAGGGATTTTAAGAACGGGCCTTGCTGGAATGGCAGGAAACTTACTACTGAAATGGTCCGGAGATAACGAGTTGCGCTTATTTATTTTATTGCTAATCATTGTTGCAACAGTTGGAGCGTTTATGAGTAATACTGGAACCGTTGCGCTTATGTTGCCGATTGTTGTATCCATTGCAATCAGTATTAAAGTGAGCCCATCAAAGTTTTTACTGCCATTATCTTATATCGCGAGTATGTCGGGCTTAATGACGCTGATCGCATCGCCGACGAACTTAATTGCCTCGCAAACATTAGTGGATCATGGGTTTGAAAAGTTAGGGTTCTTTACGATTACCCCAATTGGTATCATTGCGACGATTACGGTTATTACGTATTTAGTATTGGTGCGCAATATATTGTTGCCGAATGATAAAAAACGTACACAGTCGAGTGCAGGTTATAAGCTAGCGCCGAAAAAAATTGTGCAAGAATATAATTTACAAGATAAGCTATTCCGCGTTGTTGTAGCAGAAGATTCGCTAATTGTGAATGAAAAATTGGCGGATTTAAAATTGCCTGCAAATTATCAAATTTATATTATGAAAATTAAACGTGGCGCGGCAGATGGCATGAATTTTTTGCCGATGACGTACCAAGAAATTGCCGGACCAACAAGTGTTATTCACAGCGGCGATGAATTATATATGCAAGGAATGGCAGAGGATATTGAACGTTTTGCTACGGAATATGGCGTGCAAGTGCAGCCGTTTGAAGATGATGCGGAAGAACTTGTTTCAAAAACAATAGGCGTTGCGGAAGTATTATTAACACCACAATCACGCTTAATTGGTGAGACAGTTAGTAAAATTGGTTTCCGTGAGAAATATAATTTAAATATTCTTGGTATTAACCGAAAAGGGGATTATATTTTAAAAAGTATGGCGGCACAAAAATTGCGTTTTGGAGATGCGATTTTAGTTCAGGGGAAATGGGACGAAATTGAACTGCTGTCGCGCGAAACGCAGGACGTTGTCGTTGTAGGTCAGCCGCGCGAACATGCAGGTGTGGCAGCAGCAAATGGGAAAGCACCGCTTGCAGGAATCATTATGGCATTTATGATTGCGCTTATGGTATTCGAAGTGTTTGATGCTGTAATCGCGGTATTAATCGGTGCGGTGTTAATGATTATTACTGGCTGTTTACGCAATATGGATGATGCGTATAGCAAGATGAATTTTGAAAGTATTGTACTTGTTGCGGCGATGCTTCCGATGGCGACAGCACTTGAAAAAACAGGTGGGATGACGATACTAGCAGACGGCATTATTTCGGTGCTCGGTGATTATGGTCCGTATGGTGTGTTGATGGGCGTTTACTTATTAACCGTTGTATTTGGTCAGTTTGTCAGTAATACGGCAACAGCTGTCCTATTTTCACCGATTGCGATTACAGCAGCACTTGCAATGGACGTCAATCCGTACACCTTTATGATTGCAGTTGCAACAGCAGCAAGTATGGCTTTTGCGACACCGATTGCTTCACCAACCAACTCGCTTGTATTAACTGCAGGTGGTTATAAATTTATGGACTTTGTGAAAATTGGTGTCCCGCTACAAGTTGTGATGTTTATTGTCATGATGATTGCGGTGCCATTGTTATTCCCATTTTAA